In a single window of the Petrotoga mexicana DSM 14811 genome:
- a CDS encoding sensor histidine kinase, giving the protein MKNTNSFDFNIFDSLEDAVLQLENKTNILNVNATAKAWGFVKNKELLNTISFNEIDQLAKHILNNEDFEIETNIYFFAGYSKFCKLTFKKEYQLLILQDKTEFELLKKVKEDFITSVSHELRTPLTIAKGNTQILKDFMKDNQFTKQLTKIEESLDRIENIISQLTLLSKAEFGEYELKKELINTTTLYNEIVKDLYEKIQEKSVKLHFNCQIQSIKSDKFVLYTIFRNLLSNAIKYSYENSDIYIDFLSDQLIIKDEGIGIREEEQKRIFERFYRGAEANNYAKGSGLGLAVVKYLCELANYKIEFESKWMVGTTFKVFFYK; this is encoded by the coding sequence ATGAAAAATACTAATTCATTTGACTTTAACATATTTGATTCTTTAGAAGATGCTGTATTGCAATTAGAAAATAAAACAAATATTCTTAATGTAAATGCAACTGCCAAAGCTTGGGGTTTTGTGAAAAATAAAGAATTATTGAACACCATAAGTTTCAATGAAATCGATCAACTTGCAAAGCATATCTTGAATAACGAAGACTTCGAAATAGAAACAAATATATACTTCTTTGCAGGATACAGTAAGTTTTGCAAGCTCACCTTTAAAAAAGAATATCAACTCTTGATATTGCAAGATAAAACTGAATTTGAATTATTAAAAAAAGTAAAAGAAGATTTCATAACCTCAGTATCCCACGAACTCAGAACACCTCTCACCATAGCTAAAGGAAATACTCAAATACTCAAAGACTTTATGAAAGACAATCAATTTACCAAACAACTTACTAAAATCGAAGAATCTCTCGACAGAATAGAAAATATTATTTCTCAATTAACCCTTCTTTCAAAAGCAGAATTCGGAGAATATGAATTAAAAAAAGAATTGATAAATACAACTACCCTATACAACGAAATAGTAAAAGATCTTTATGAAAAAATACAAGAAAAATCTGTAAAGCTACACTTCAATTGTCAAATTCAATCCATTAAAAGTGACAAGTTTGTATTGTACACTATCTTTAGAAATTTGCTCTCCAATGCAATTAAATATTCTTACGAAAATTCTGACATATACATCGATTTCCTAAGCGACCAACTCATAATAAAAGATGAAGGTATAGGTATAAGAGAAGAAGAACAAAAAAGAATTTTTGAAAGATTCTATCGTGGTGCTGAAGCAAATAATTACGCCAAAGGATCAGGCTTAGGCCTAGCGGTGGTTAAATATTTATGCGAACTAGCAAATTACAAAATAGAATTTGAATCAAAATGGATGGTTGGTACTACCTTTAAAGTCTTTTTCTACAAGTAA
- a CDS encoding response regulator transcription factor: protein MPKVLIVEDDEDIRDILKTYLRLEDLEILEAGTLSQMRNVLNKESNIDIILLDLMLPDGNAVDELPKIRALNKEIGIIIISAKNTDGEKILGIESGADDYITKPFNPREVTARVRALLKRLKKSESKMVFGPMEIYSSNYLVTYKGKNIELTSKEFEILDLLARNSEKVYTREEIIDKIWFGDEFITDRVIDVHISMIRSKIGKNWIKTIRNVGYKFNKNAYTVDNNGEK, encoded by the coding sequence ATGCCAAAAGTTTTAATTGTTGAAGACGATGAAGATATACGAGATATATTAAAAACTTATCTTCGATTAGAAGACTTAGAAATCTTAGAAGCTGGTACTTTATCACAAATGAGAAATGTTTTGAACAAAGAATCAAACATTGATATAATCTTACTAGATTTGATGTTGCCTGATGGCAACGCCGTTGATGAATTACCAAAAATTCGAGCTTTGAATAAAGAAATAGGTATAATAATAATTTCTGCAAAAAATACAGATGGAGAAAAAATCTTAGGAATTGAATCAGGGGCAGACGATTATATTACAAAGCCTTTCAATCCTAGAGAAGTTACAGCAAGGGTTAGAGCTTTATTAAAAAGACTCAAAAAATCTGAAAGTAAAATGGTTTTTGGACCCATGGAAATATACTCAAGCAATTATTTAGTAACTTATAAAGGTAAAAATATTGAATTGACTTCAAAAGAGTTCGAAATACTCGATCTATTAGCTAGAAATTCAGAAAAAGTCTACACAAGAGAAGAGATTATAGATAAAATTTGGTTTGGAGACGAATTTATTACAGATAGGGTGATAGATGTACATATAAGCATGATCAGATCAAAAATAGGAAAAAATTGGATTAAAACTATTAGAAACGTAGGATACAAATTTAACAAAAACGCTTATACGGTAGATAACAACGGTGAGAAATAA
- the phoU gene encoding phosphate signaling complex protein PhoU: MDYTHFETEMTRLTSEISKLLTVVLRSFENSIKALEDKNLELAEKVLKADDQIDDLNRQIEESVYQIVARFRPLAKELRYAVTMIKFANNLERIGDLSCNIAEKTKIYAHIDLKDIVNTKEIKKMFGISLEMIKDSYKAFGERSIEEAVKIWKRDDEVDELENQLRQIAVKKLQDETFNKELVIPYVLLARDIERIADHATNLCEEIVYIETGKEIEDYL; encoded by the coding sequence ATGGATTACACACATTTTGAAACTGAAATGACACGATTAACAAGTGAAATATCTAAGCTTTTAACCGTCGTTTTAAGATCCTTTGAAAATTCTATTAAAGCTTTAGAAGATAAAAACCTTGAATTAGCTGAAAAAGTCTTAAAAGCAGATGATCAAATTGATGATTTAAACCGCCAAATTGAAGAGTCAGTCTATCAAATCGTAGCAAGATTTCGTCCTTTAGCCAAAGAACTACGATACGCAGTAACAATGATAAAATTCGCAAACAATCTTGAAAGAATAGGTGATCTTTCCTGCAATATTGCCGAAAAAACTAAAATCTATGCGCATATTGATCTGAAGGATATAGTAAATACTAAAGAAATTAAAAAAATGTTCGGTATATCCCTAGAGATGATAAAAGACTCCTATAAAGCATTCGGAGAGAGAAGTATCGAAGAAGCTGTAAAAATATGGAAAAGAGATGATGAAGTAGACGAGCTAGAAAACCAACTTAGACAAATTGCTGTGAAAAAATTACAAGATGAAACTTTTAACAAAGAACTTGTTATTCCCTATGTGTTATTGGCAAGAGATATTGAAAGAATCGCTGATCATGCCACAAATCTTTGTGAAGAAATAGTTTATATAGAAACGGGCAAAGAAATCGAAGACTATCTGTAA
- the pstB gene encoding phosphate ABC transporter ATP-binding protein PstB, with translation MSVEKEITIEIKNFNGWYDQKQALKDINMEIKKKKVSAIIGPSGCGKSTLLRSINRINDEIPGYRTSGEIIFEGKNIYENNIDLSLLRKKIGMVFQKPVPFPMSIYENIAFGIKLHTARNGRKMDEIIETALKRAALWDEVKDDLDKPASSLSGGQQQRLCIARAIAIDPEIILLDEPTSALDPIATQKIENLIEHLSENYTIIIVTHNLAQAIRISDYMYFMFQGELIESGKTEDIIKSPKEQLTEDYLNGRIS, from the coding sequence TTGAGTGTAGAAAAAGAAATCACAATAGAAATAAAAAATTTTAACGGTTGGTACGATCAAAAACAAGCTTTAAAAGACATAAATATGGAAATTAAAAAGAAAAAAGTCAGTGCCATAATAGGACCTTCGGGTTGTGGAAAATCCACGTTGTTGAGAAGTATAAATAGAATCAACGATGAAATTCCTGGTTATAGAACAAGTGGAGAAATAATATTTGAGGGGAAAAATATATACGAAAATAATATTGATTTATCATTGTTGCGAAAAAAAATAGGAATGGTTTTTCAAAAACCTGTACCTTTTCCCATGTCTATTTATGAAAACATTGCCTTCGGTATAAAATTACATACAGCAAGAAACGGCAGAAAAATGGATGAAATCATTGAAACGGCATTAAAAAGAGCAGCTTTATGGGATGAAGTAAAAGACGATCTCGACAAACCAGCAAGCTCACTTTCTGGTGGACAACAACAACGTTTGTGTATTGCTAGGGCTATCGCCATTGATCCCGAAATAATTCTATTAGATGAGCCTACATCCGCTCTAGATCCTATAGCAACACAAAAAATTGAGAATCTAATTGAACACCTATCAGAAAATTATACTATAATTATTGTAACTCATAACCTAGCCCAAGCTATAAGAATTTCAGATTATATGTACTTTATGTTTCAAGGAGAACTAATCGAATCCGGAAAAACAGAAGACATTATAAAAAGTCCCAAAGAACAATTGACAGAAGATTATTTAAATGGTAGAATTAGCTAA
- the pstA gene encoding phosphate ABC transporter permease PstA, which translates to MKKQTGIDSIISLIFRIISYIAFGIILSIIVIVIVDGARYFTPSFFVEYPSQGMTAGGIGPAILGSLLMIFFILLFSIPIGVLTGTFLSEYGSKSRLGRIIDISVTSLSGVPSVVYGLFGLALFSITLGFGTSLLSGSLTLAIMTLPVISSSVKEALASLPRELRESAYALGAKKTETIYKILFPAAKTRIITAILIGAGRVIGETAPVLLTGAVFYSTQLPNSLLDPVMTLPTHIYFITMAYGENAQWMAKATSAFLIILILVIYSIAFKIRGGKQKS; encoded by the coding sequence ATGAAAAAACAAACGGGAATAGATTCTATTATATCATTAATCTTTAGAATCATCAGTTATATTGCCTTTGGTATAATATTGTCAATAATTGTAATAGTTATAGTAGATGGTGCTAGATATTTTACTCCTTCTTTTTTTGTAGAATATCCCAGTCAAGGAATGACAGCCGGTGGGATAGGACCAGCCATATTGGGAAGTCTGTTGATGATATTTTTCATCTTATTATTTTCCATTCCAATAGGAGTTCTCACTGGTACCTTCCTTTCAGAATATGGATCAAAATCAAGATTAGGAAGAATAATTGACATATCCGTTACCTCTTTATCTGGTGTTCCATCGGTTGTCTACGGACTATTTGGATTAGCTCTTTTCTCAATAACTCTTGGATTTGGAACATCGCTTCTAAGTGGAAGTTTAACTTTAGCGATAATGACTTTACCTGTAATATCCTCATCAGTAAAAGAAGCCCTTGCATCTCTACCAAGAGAATTAAGGGAATCAGCCTATGCTTTAGGAGCAAAAAAAACGGAAACTATTTACAAAATACTATTTCCAGCAGCAAAAACCAGAATAATAACCGCAATATTAATTGGCGCTGGAAGGGTTATTGGAGAAACCGCCCCTGTCTTATTGACTGGTGCAGTCTTTTATTCAACTCAGTTACCAAACTCTCTACTCGATCCTGTTATGACTCTTCCAACTCACATATATTTTATAACCATGGCATATGGAGAAAATGCACAATGGATGGCGAAAGCAACATCCGCATTCTTAATAATACTTATTTTAGTCATATATTCGATAGCATTTAAAATAAGAGGAGGAAAACAAAAAAGTTGA
- a CDS encoding ABC transporter permease subunit, whose amino-acid sequence MITVVAMVGILALIGLFIFIIRDAIPALTEVGAEIFTSKYWYPTYDPPEYGMLAMIAGSFILTGFASIIVIPIGYIIAFFLYDYATNTEQRIIKSAIDLLSGIPTVIIGSFLFIYISPILMNFGAWSTGNLLLAAIGLSILSLPYAASLMQEALSSVDISLKESALALGASRFIAGFRIVSKAALSGILNSIILTINRIIGETIVVLMVAGGAAIIPKSIWDPVRPLTAAIASEMGEVPIGSIHYSALFVAGLILLTISFILTMISRRVTRS is encoded by the coding sequence ATAATCACAGTTGTCGCAATGGTGGGAATCTTAGCATTAATTGGTCTATTCATTTTTATCATCAGAGATGCTATTCCAGCCCTGACAGAAGTTGGGGCTGAAATTTTTACAAGTAAGTATTGGTATCCAACATATGATCCACCCGAATATGGCATGTTAGCAATGATTGCTGGTTCTTTTATCTTAACTGGTTTCGCTTCTATTATAGTTATACCCATAGGGTATATAATTGCATTTTTCTTGTATGATTATGCCACAAACACTGAACAAAGAATTATAAAATCAGCAATAGATTTGCTATCTGGAATCCCAACTGTTATTATAGGGTCTTTCTTATTCATTTATATTTCACCTATCTTAATGAATTTTGGGGCTTGGTCCACAGGTAATCTGCTATTAGCAGCAATTGGGCTATCTATTTTATCACTACCATACGCCGCATCTCTCATGCAGGAAGCATTATCATCAGTTGATATCAGTCTAAAGGAAAGTGCTTTAGCATTGGGAGCAAGCAGGTTCATCGCCGGATTTAGAATAGTAAGCAAAGCGGCACTATCAGGAATTTTAAATTCAATAATTCTAACAATAAATAGAATTATAGGGGAAACTATTGTTGTATTAATGGTTGCTGGCGGAGCTGCCATAATTCCCAAATCAATATGGGATCCAGTTAGGCCTTTAACCGCTGCTATAGCAAGCGAGATGGGAGAAGTGCCTATTGGAAGTATTCATTACTCTGCTTTATTCGTTGCGGGTTTAATTTTGTTAACGATATCTTTTATTCTAACAATGATATCTAGAAGAGTAACGAGGAGTTGA
- a CDS encoding phosphate ABC transporter substrate-binding protein PstS family protein, with translation MKKVLLTLVLVGIALFSFAETLVLKGSNTIFPVAQLWIEELKDMYPDLTITLEGAGSSTGIAALFNGTTDIANSSRWLKESELEQMHEEGKYFIPVVLGYDGIAVIVNPNLGIDNITIEELASIYSGDITRWNQLDPNLPNQRIVVYSRNTASGTYETFVEKVLEGKRMAPTVQMLESTHAEVQAVAQNLYAIAYTGVGYVTEDVKVLSVEGVQPTKLNILNSVYPISRPLYMFIDATNGYPQTGPVKQYLTFGLSKRGQELVEQAGYVAAYGF, from the coding sequence GTGAAGAAAGTATTATTAACATTAGTTTTAGTAGGTATAGCTCTTTTCAGTTTTGCAGAAACACTCGTTCTAAAAGGTTCAAACACGATCTTTCCAGTAGCTCAACTTTGGATTGAAGAGTTAAAAGATATGTATCCCGATCTAACAATTACTTTGGAAGGTGCGGGTTCTTCAACTGGTATCGCAGCTTTATTCAACGGAACTACAGACATAGCAAACTCAAGCAGATGGCTTAAAGAATCGGAATTAGAGCAGATGCATGAAGAAGGTAAGTATTTCATTCCCGTTGTTTTAGGATACGATGGAATAGCCGTTATAGTTAATCCTAATCTTGGAATAGACAATATCACCATAGAAGAATTGGCAAGTATTTACTCTGGCGATATCACTAGATGGAACCAATTGGACCCAAATTTACCAAACCAAAGAATTGTTGTATATTCAAGAAATACAGCCTCAGGGACTTACGAAACATTCGTAGAAAAAGTTTTAGAGGGTAAAAGAATGGCACCAACAGTTCAGATGTTAGAATCAACCCACGCAGAAGTACAAGCGGTTGCTCAGAACTTATATGCCATAGCTTATACAGGCGTAGGTTATGTGACTGAAGACGTAAAGGTTTTATCAGTCGAAGGTGTACAACCAACAAAACTGAATATTTTAAATTCTGTTTATCCAATTTCAAGACCATTGTATATGTTTATCGATGCAACAAATGGTTATCCTCAAACTGGACCAGTTAAACAATATTTGACATTTGGGTTATCAAAACGAGGTCAAGAATTAGTTGAACAAGCAGGATATGTAGCAGCATACGGATTTTAA
- a CDS encoding RelA/SpoT family protein gives MLIESKSYEKEVEKLLNLRLTKREKELIRAAYDLAETAHSGQFRDSGEEFFEHPKSVGLILASLKMDVDTIIAGLLHDVVEDCGVSIDKIKDLFGVDVANIVSGVTKISNLKLNERLNENDMKSLEKVETIRKMLFAMSEDIRVIIVKLADRLHNMRTLQFVDRKKQIAKSDETLKIYAPIAHRLGIYKMKEELEDLSFRYLYPETYFDLKAKIEEKIRLGQNRLNEYAQIIKQELDNQKIKATVEGRSKHLYSIWDKMIRKGKTLDEIYDYIALRIITEDQNKCYAALGIIHSIWSPIPGRIKDYIATPKFNGYKSLHTTVITHKGDPLEIQIRDWKMHEEAEYGLAAHWVYKEGVSPEKLKFLNDLMELHKYIAQNAFELKDIETNLLSKEIFVFTPKGEIIHLPRGATPIDFAFAIHTEVGNHFSGAKVNGKLVPISYKLQTGDIVEILINRNFQGPSIDWLKYAHSPKTISKIKKYYRQKNEVELIEKGKDKFRELSKKLNFSMDEILEKLKEIGFYIKYNIKSDDEFFIKLSLEDISINTIRNIFTLNEKEEETIPTVEKSISNRKGISVLVDGEEGVESYFAKCCMPVPGDEIIGVITRRGIGIHRKDCKNIQDIDESKKVTAEWNEYNQNKFSTVLMIDVESKNVLNNVRNVINNEGGHIEKFEMTDNSNYLNIRIYLAVQNLKHLSLLSNKLKNSKGVYSVRRV, from the coding sequence ATGTTGATTGAATCGAAAAGTTATGAGAAAGAGGTTGAAAAATTATTAAATCTTAGGCTTACCAAGAGAGAGAAAGAATTAATAAGAGCAGCTTATGATTTGGCGGAAACTGCTCATAGCGGTCAATTTAGAGATTCTGGTGAGGAATTTTTTGAGCATCCAAAAAGCGTTGGACTGATACTTGCTAGTTTAAAAATGGATGTAGACACTATCATAGCAGGTCTTTTGCACGATGTAGTTGAAGATTGTGGAGTCTCAATAGATAAAATAAAAGATCTTTTTGGGGTCGATGTTGCTAATATAGTTTCAGGTGTCACCAAGATTAGTAATTTAAAGCTCAACGAACGACTAAACGAAAATGACATGAAATCTTTAGAAAAAGTTGAAACTATAAGAAAGATGCTTTTTGCTATGTCTGAAGATATAAGAGTCATAATCGTTAAATTAGCTGATAGATTGCATAATATGAGAACTTTACAATTCGTCGACAGAAAAAAACAGATAGCCAAATCCGATGAAACTTTAAAAATATATGCCCCTATTGCCCATAGATTGGGTATTTATAAGATGAAGGAAGAGTTAGAAGATTTATCTTTTCGGTATTTGTATCCCGAGACATATTTTGATTTAAAGGCAAAAATTGAAGAAAAAATAAGGCTTGGACAAAATCGATTGAACGAATACGCGCAGATTATTAAACAAGAGCTAGATAATCAGAAAATAAAAGCAACCGTTGAAGGACGCTCTAAACATTTATATAGTATTTGGGATAAGATGATTCGAAAAGGAAAAACTTTAGATGAAATATATGACTATATTGCTCTTAGAATAATTACTGAGGATCAGAATAAATGTTACGCTGCTTTGGGAATAATTCATTCTATTTGGTCCCCTATTCCAGGAAGAATAAAAGATTATATTGCAACACCTAAATTCAATGGTTATAAATCACTGCATACAACTGTGATAACACATAAAGGTGATCCATTAGAAATACAAATTCGAGATTGGAAAATGCATGAAGAAGCCGAATACGGTTTAGCTGCTCATTGGGTTTATAAAGAGGGTGTTAGTCCGGAAAAATTAAAATTTCTTAATGATTTGATGGAGTTACATAAATATATAGCCCAAAATGCTTTTGAATTAAAAGACATCGAAACAAACCTTCTTTCAAAAGAAATTTTTGTATTTACACCCAAAGGAGAAATAATTCATTTGCCCAGAGGAGCAACACCTATTGATTTTGCTTTTGCTATTCATACTGAGGTTGGTAATCATTTTTCAGGAGCAAAAGTCAATGGTAAATTAGTTCCCATTTCATACAAATTGCAGACGGGTGATATAGTAGAGATACTGATCAATAGAAATTTTCAAGGACCTAGCATTGATTGGTTAAAATATGCTCATTCTCCTAAGACTATATCGAAGATAAAAAAATATTACCGACAAAAAAATGAAGTCGAGTTAATTGAAAAAGGTAAGGACAAGTTTAGAGAGCTGTCGAAAAAACTTAATTTTTCTATGGATGAAATCCTTGAGAAATTAAAAGAAATAGGATTTTACATTAAATATAACATAAAAAGTGACGATGAATTTTTTATTAAACTATCGTTAGAAGATATTAGTATTAATACTATTAGAAATATTTTTACCCTAAACGAAAAAGAAGAAGAAACAATCCCTACCGTCGAAAAATCTATTTCAAATAGAAAAGGGATCTCCGTTCTTGTTGATGGTGAAGAAGGTGTTGAGAGCTATTTCGCAAAATGTTGTATGCCTGTTCCGGGAGATGAAATTATAGGTGTGATAACTCGAAGAGGAATTGGTATACATAGAAAAGATTGTAAAAATATTCAAGATATTGATGAAAGTAAAAAGGTAACTGCTGAGTGGAACGAATACAATCAAAATAAATTTTCTACCGTATTAATGATTGATGTAGAGAGCAAAAATGTTTTAAATAACGTTAGAAATGTTATAAATAATGAAGGTGGACATATAGAAAAGTTTGAAATGACAGATAATTCTAATTACCTTAACATTAGGATATATCTAGCCGTCCAGAATTTAAAACATCTGAGCCTTTTAAGTAATAAATTGAAAAATTCTAAGGGTGTTTATTCTGTTAGGAGGGTATAA
- the dtd gene encoding D-aminoacyl-tRNA deacylase → MRAVVQRVAQASVTISDNIVAQIEKGLLVFLGISKSDQESDISWMADKIVNLRIFEDEQNKMNKSLLDVMGDVLVVSQFTLFGDCRKGRRPSFTDSATPEKAKVLYDEFLSYLKEKYPINVQQGEFQAHMKVNIINDGPVTLLLDSQKLF, encoded by the coding sequence TTGAGGGCTGTAGTTCAAAGAGTTGCACAAGCATCCGTAACTATTTCTGATAATATTGTTGCGCAAATAGAAAAAGGACTTCTGGTTTTCTTGGGTATTTCAAAGAGCGATCAAGAATCAGATATTAGTTGGATGGCTGATAAGATTGTAAATCTGAGAATTTTCGAAGACGAACAAAATAAAATGAATAAATCTTTATTAGATGTTATGGGTGATGTGCTTGTTGTTTCTCAATTTACTTTATTTGGTGACTGTAGAAAAGGGAGGAGGCCGTCCTTCACTGATTCGGCAACTCCCGAGAAGGCTAAAGTTCTTTACGATGAGTTTCTTTCATACCTTAAAGAAAAATATCCTATAAACGTTCAACAAGGTGAGTTTCAAGCTCATATGAAAGTAAATATTATCAACGATGGTCCAGTGACTTTACTTTTAGATTCACAGAAACTATTTTGA
- a CDS encoding HD domain-containing protein: MNIGNFLLESSNLFTVYRWNNNPAIVRFSESDNIYNNLLLSLFVFSDESEEKLVKILHNKIYEAIPKIVLSDISLATKSKIEEKGKKLWDEVINKTYKEVESNFDSNISSKLLIHYTFDEETEKKVRMINLLVAQKEASINERVFPEYYKEPKRKNQTKIKNMDIQDKKEIKELANELLEISTRLVTMIRWNKNHRNIKSSVASHTFFVFLISYLLALKANLQMKEIYDIMIASILHDLPEAFTGDVISPTKRKVSGLEEIIGEIEKDFIKDWYNHKSILKEKFIKFEKHIYAPFENDYGAYVKTSDLIAALIECSLEISTGNQNKYFINTFKSIKKDILKFSPIDISEIIKEIELSIHP; encoded by the coding sequence ATGAACATTGGCAATTTTCTTTTAGAAAGTTCTAATTTGTTTACAGTCTACAGATGGAACAACAATCCTGCAATTGTAAGATTTAGCGAATCTGATAACATATACAACAATCTCCTTTTAAGTTTATTTGTATTTTCTGACGAATCAGAAGAAAAATTAGTAAAAATATTGCACAATAAAATATATGAAGCGATTCCTAAAATAGTATTATCAGACATATCATTGGCTACCAAAAGCAAAATTGAAGAAAAAGGCAAAAAACTTTGGGATGAAGTAATTAACAAAACCTATAAAGAAGTAGAATCAAATTTTGATAGCAATATTAGCTCAAAACTATTAATTCATTATACTTTTGATGAAGAAACTGAAAAGAAAGTAAGGATGATAAACCTCCTTGTCGCCCAAAAAGAAGCCAGTATTAATGAAAGAGTCTTTCCCGAATATTACAAAGAGCCAAAAAGAAAAAACCAAACAAAAATAAAAAATATGGATATACAAGATAAAAAAGAAATAAAAGAATTAGCAAATGAGTTATTAGAAATATCAACCAGACTGGTAACTATGATAAGATGGAACAAAAATCATAGAAATATCAAAAGTTCTGTAGCTTCACATACCTTTTTCGTTTTTTTAATCTCTTACCTTTTAGCTCTAAAAGCTAATTTACAAATGAAAGAAATTTACGATATTATGATTGCTTCAATACTACATGATTTGCCTGAAGCATTTACAGGTGACGTGATAAGCCCAACTAAAAGAAAAGTAAGCGGATTAGAAGAAATAATTGGAGAAATAGAAAAAGACTTCATTAAAGATTGGTACAACCATAAAAGTATACTTAAAGAGAAGTTTATAAAATTTGAAAAACACATATATGCTCCTTTTGAAAATGATTATGGAGCATATGTGAAAACATCGGATTTAATAGCTGCACTAATAGAGTGTTCCCTAGAAATAAGTACAGGAAATCAAAATAAATATTTTATAAATACCTTCAAATCTATAAAAAAGGATATATTAAAATTCTCTCCAATTGATATTAGTGAGATTATAAAAGAGATAGAGTTATCTATTCACCCCTAA
- the dxr gene encoding 1-deoxy-D-xylulose-5-phosphate reductoisomerase, protein MKSIFIAGISGSIGQQALEVLNSEWFKGNFKIVGGSVYKNWDKLKEAINKYSLISAGIVENNEKIPKDYNGCRIFTGVDAVERSMEFCNPDYTLIATSGFSGVKNTLKAIDVSQRICLANKESIVCGGNYILDYASNFKKEIIPVDSEHSAIFQLLMGESSTPEKIILTASGGALRDYPVEALENVSVKEVLDHPVWSMGKRITVDSASMVNKSLELFEAYYLFKINNIEVAINRNSRIHSMVQFSDGVIKMHYGVADMKIPIAFSISYPERNFVFEKPDLFSEKIRFERVDFDKYPSLKLAYSILGNAPLQNAFNAADEIAVDSFLNGLIKFGDIYRVIYKTVNEMQIQFSFSNSLSFNNFDDILKVDKISRDIAKKYIMEVTE, encoded by the coding sequence GTGAAAAGTATTTTCATAGCTGGCATTTCTGGATCAATTGGTCAACAAGCTTTAGAAGTGTTAAATAGTGAATGGTTTAAAGGTAATTTCAAGATAGTGGGGGGTTCCGTTTATAAAAATTGGGATAAATTGAAAGAAGCAATCAACAAATATAGTTTAATTAGTGCTGGAATAGTTGAAAATAATGAAAAAATTCCTAAAGATTATAATGGATGTAGAATTTTTACTGGTGTAGATGCTGTTGAAAGGAGCATGGAGTTTTGTAATCCTGATTATACTCTGATTGCAACTTCTGGTTTTTCTGGTGTTAAAAACACTTTAAAGGCTATCGATGTCTCTCAGCGGATATGTTTGGCAAATAAAGAATCGATTGTATGTGGTGGCAATTATATTTTGGATTATGCTAGTAATTTCAAAAAGGAGATAATTCCAGTTGATAGTGAACATAGTGCAATATTTCAACTTTTAATGGGAGAAAGTTCGACTCCAGAAAAGATTATATTAACGGCTAGCGGTGGTGCTTTAAGAGATTACCCTGTTGAAGCCCTTGAAAATGTTTCAGTGAAGGAAGTGTTGGACCATCCTGTTTGGTCCATGGGGAAAAGAATAACCGTTGATTCTGCATCGATGGTAAATAAGTCTCTCGAATTATTTGAAGCTTATTATTTATTTAAAATCAACAATATCGAGGTAGCTATCAATAGAAACAGTAGAATTCATTCTATGGTTCAATTTTCTGATGGGGTAATTAAGATGCATTATGGAGTAGCCGATATGAAAATTCCAATAGCTTTTTCGATTTCTTATCCGGAACGGAATTTTGTTTTTGAAAAACCTGATTTATTTTCAGAGAAGATACGCTTCGAAAGAGTAGATTTTGATAAGTACCCCTCTTTGAAATTAGCTTATAGCATTCTGGGGAATGCCCCTTTACAGAATGCATTTAATGCTGCCGATGAGATAGCAGTGGACAGTTTTTTAAATGGTTTAATTAAATTTGGAGATATTTATCGTGTTATATACAAGACGGTAAATGAGATGCAAATTCAGTTTTCATTTTCCAATAGCTTGAGTTTTAATAATTTTGATGATATACTTAAAGTGGATAAAATCAGTAGAGATATAGCGAAAAAATATATTATGGAGGTTACCGAATGA